One window of the Candidatus Zixiibacteriota bacterium genome contains the following:
- a CDS encoding conserved hypothetical protein (Evidence 4 : Unknown function but conserved in other organisms): protein MKSKKSLWVAGLLLALIMAAYSMYLVFGSALAQTDSTDMTKDMGLDRYIDNVAFGPGEKLTFDIGYGFINAGSATMEVTDIIDYHGRPCYQVQSTASSNAFFSSFYRVEDKVISIIDAIGIYSWHFEKHLSEGSYRADRSYDFDQKNHKVFYEKDTIDVAPYVQDALSVMYFARTQELKVGQSIFIDNFTDGKKYPLEVKVHRKETIKVKAGKFDCIVVEPLLLTSGIFKHEGKLTVWLTDDRLKLPVLMKSKVLVGSITAELTGYKLGQIQDF from the coding sequence ATGAAAAGCAAAAAATCACTATGGGTTGCGGGCTTATTGCTGGCCCTGATTATGGCGGCCTATTCAATGTACTTGGTGTTTGGTTCGGCTTTGGCCCAGACCGACAGTACCGACATGACAAAAGATATGGGACTGGATCGTTATATCGATAATGTCGCTTTCGGACCGGGGGAGAAGCTGACGTTTGATATCGGGTACGGCTTTATCAATGCCGGTTCGGCTACTATGGAGGTGACCGACATTATTGATTATCACGGCCGTCCGTGCTATCAGGTGCAATCAACCGCCAGCTCCAACGCTTTCTTTTCATCCTTTTACAGGGTTGAGGACAAGGTCATATCAATTATAGACGCCATCGGAATTTATTCCTGGCATTTTGAAAAGCATCTGAGCGAGGGAAGTTACCGCGCCGATCGTTCCTACGATTTTGACCAGAAAAACCATAAGGTTTTTTATGAAAAAGATACGATTGATGTTGCCCCCTATGTGCAGGATGCCCTTTCGGTCATGTACTTCGCTCGGACTCAAGAGTTGAAAGTGGGACAATCGATTTTTATCGATAATTTTACTGACGGAAAAAAGTACCCGTTGGAGGTGAAGGTTCATCGTAAGGAGACGATTAAAGTCAAAGCGGGCAAATTCGATTGTATTGTTGTCGAGCCGCTTCTTTTGACATCCGGCATTTTCAAACATGAGGGGAAACTGACGGTCTGGCTCACCGACGATCGTCTGAAACTCCCGGTTCTGATGAAATCCAAAGTGCTTGTTGGTTCCATTACCGCCGAGTTGACAGGTTATAAACTCGGGCAGATACAGGATTTTTAG
- a CDS encoding putative threonylcarbamoyl-AMP synthase (Evidence 3 : Putative function from multiple computational evidences) yields the protein MTQPRILRIDPDNPDVAIIKEAAGILEKNGVIVAPTETRYGLLVRSDDMSAVMNLYSVKGRPASQPTAIFLRSAEEIDKFAYVSEVSRRLADCFLPGPLTLVLKARPGFSPPIAVEGKIGFRISPAPLIAALLEMKSFNLTATSANISGQKEPESISEIAATFGHRVALYLDGGKLSGPVSTVIDCSGDDYEIIRHGAIPGNRIKECLGG from the coding sequence ATGACTCAACCTCGAATCCTCCGCATTGACCCGGATAATCCAGATGTCGCCATAATAAAAGAAGCGGCCGGGATTCTTGAAAAAAATGGTGTGATTGTGGCACCGACTGAAACAAGGTATGGATTGTTGGTACGAAGCGACGATATGAGCGCTGTGATGAATCTTTATTCTGTTAAAGGTCGTCCCGCTTCGCAGCCGACCGCTATATTTTTGCGATCGGCCGAAGAAATAGACAAATTTGCCTATGTGAGCGAGGTCTCCCGACGATTGGCCGACTGCTTTCTGCCCGGGCCGCTGACATTGGTTCTTAAAGCAAGGCCGGGATTTTCTCCACCCATTGCCGTGGAAGGGAAAATCGGTTTCAGGATTTCCCCGGCGCCTTTGATTGCGGCGCTTTTAGAGATGAAATCTTTTAACCTGACAGCAACCAGCGCCAATATTTCGGGTCAAAAGGAGCCGGAATCAATATCCGAAATCGCAGCTACTTTTGGACACAGGGTGGCTCTATATCTTGACGGCGGAAAATTATCCGGTCCGGTCTCTACCGTGATTGATTGCTCCGGAGACGACTACGAGATAATCCGGCATGGGGCCATCCCGGGGAATAGAATAAAGGAATGTTTAGGGGGATAA
- a CDS encoding conserved hypothetical protein (Evidence 4 : Unknown function but conserved in other organisms): protein MVYAVILAGGRGERFWPLSRANRPKQLLRLISAKTMLQETIDRILPIIPMERILVVTSDDIVAPILDEIKAIKPENILAEPRGRNTCLAIGLAAEHLKRLDPKAVMVVLSADHIIRPAEKLLDIIKAGAEIAAEDDRLITIGIEPTRAETGYGYIKLSQLFKQVNGLSIYTVDSFTEKPKAVVAQEYYFGRRHLWNSGMFIWSVDTILKSITQCQPEIASYLTKYSAGIGSANEINLRHELYDKTQPISIDFAVLENAENVLTIKADIVWDDVGSWNALERYKEKDRENNVIVGQVKSVETYETTIYNDSEGIIVALGVSDLVVVKTDDIVLVAHKTKTGEVKRILAEMAKEKNLKKYL, encoded by the coding sequence TTGGTATATGCTGTTATCTTAGCCGGGGGGAGAGGCGAAAGATTTTGGCCCCTGTCACGCGCCAACCGTCCCAAGCAATTGCTTCGCCTCATTTCGGCCAAGACTATGCTTCAGGAAACGATTGATCGCATTCTGCCGATCATTCCGATGGAGCGGATACTGGTGGTCACTTCGGATGATATCGTGGCGCCAATTCTTGACGAAATAAAGGCGATAAAGCCGGAAAATATCCTGGCGGAACCACGGGGTCGCAACACGTGCCTGGCTATCGGCCTTGCCGCCGAGCATTTGAAGCGGCTCGATCCTAAAGCGGTTATGGTGGTTCTGTCCGCTGACCATATTATCCGTCCGGCCGAAAAACTTCTGGACATTATCAAGGCCGGCGCCGAAATCGCCGCCGAGGATGACCGTCTTATTACGATAGGAATTGAGCCAACCCGGGCCGAAACGGGATACGGATATATTAAATTATCTCAATTATTCAAACAGGTAAATGGACTTTCGATTTACACGGTCGATTCCTTTACCGAGAAACCAAAAGCGGTCGTCGCCCAGGAATATTATTTCGGACGCCGCCATCTGTGGAATTCGGGAATGTTTATCTGGTCGGTCGACACCATTCTCAAGTCGATTACTCAATGTCAGCCGGAAATCGCCAGTTATTTGACCAAATATTCAGCCGGCATAGGTTCCGCCAATGAAATAAATCTTCGCCATGAACTTTATGACAAGACTCAGCCGATATCAATAGACTTTGCGGTCCTGGAAAATGCGGAGAATGTTCTGACCATCAAAGCGGATATCGTCTGGGACGACGTCGGCAGCTGGAACGCCCTCGAACGATATAAAGAAAAGGATCGTGAGAACAATGTCATTGTCGGCCAGGTAAAATCCGTTGAAACCTATGAAACAACCATATATAACGATAGTGAGGGCATTATCGTGGCATTGGGGGTTTCCGATCTGGTGGTGGTCAAGACCGATGATATTGTACTTGTGGCCCATAAGACAAAAACCGGGGAAGTCAAACGAATCCTCGCGGAAATGGCCAAAGAAAAAAATCTCAAGAAATATTTATAA
- a CDS encoding hypothetical protein (Evidence 5 : Unknown function), with product MLMRVIFIWAVMIFAVMPGCGGSFQRPQEEKEPTQKLSRPDTNPLDLPEDNTVVPQKYPMPHRADSASAHRDRKGSAVDSIPMPGTYESYRIQIFNSKTYGPAVREMNIAREIFDQKIWLDYEVPYYKVRVGDFADRRAAEDYLPKVKSAGYNAAWVVRVNVNLQTLEESRDETPAQVDSLEQIKPSMEPSNDSTSNPPH from the coding sequence ATGCTGATGCGAGTCATATTTATTTGGGCGGTAATGATTTTTGCTGTAATGCCGGGGTGCGGCGGTTCCTTTCAGCGGCCGCAGGAGGAAAAAGAACCGACTCAGAAATTATCCCGTCCCGATACCAATCCGCTCGATCTACCGGAAGATAATACAGTTGTCCCCCAGAAATATCCGATGCCTCATCGAGCTGATTCGGCTTCGGCCCACAGGGACCGCAAGGGGAGTGCGGTCGATTCGATTCCGATGCCGGGGACCTATGAATCATATCGTATTCAGATATTTAATTCCAAGACCTATGGACCGGCTGTGCGTGAGATGAATATCGCGCGAGAGATATTCGATCAGAAAATCTGGCTGGATTATGAGGTCCCTTACTATAAAGTCAGAGTGGGGGATTTTGCCGACCGTCGTGCCGCTGAGGACTATCTGCCCAAAGTGAAGAGCGCCGGGTATAACGCCGCCTGGGTGGTACGTGTGAATGTAAATCTGCAGACGCTGGAAGAAAGCCGCGATGAGACACCGGCTCAGGTCGACTCACTCGAACAGATCAAACCTTCGATGGAACCGAGTAATGACTCAACCTCGAATCCTCCGCATTGA
- the ywlE gene encoding Low molecular weight protein-tyrosine-phosphatase YwlE produces the protein MNSSYRVMFVCTGNTCRSPMAEGGLRKLLENRGIDNIEVFSSGTAAASGFPATAYAIEASRIWEADITGHHSRPLTAELIERADLILAMTPQHCYDIIRMLPEARGKIFLLKNFPAPGCEGEGIADPIGGSLDMYNQTFIEIGEELGRILPDIIARAGQKDAE, from the coding sequence ATGAATAGTTCTTACCGCGTGATGTTTGTCTGTACTGGTAATACTTGCCGTTCTCCCATGGCCGAAGGCGGCTTGCGCAAACTCCTCGAAAATCGCGGTATAGATAATATCGAGGTCTTTTCATCCGGGACCGCGGCGGCATCAGGATTTCCCGCGACCGCCTATGCTATCGAGGCCAGCCGTATCTGGGAAGCCGACATAACCGGCCACCATTCCCGGCCCTTAACGGCCGAATTGATCGAGCGGGCCGACTTGATTCTGGCCATGACCCCCCAGCATTGCTATGATATTATTCGGATGCTACCGGAAGCCCGCGGGAAAATTTTTTTGCTGAAAAATTTCCCGGCACCGGGATGCGAAGGAGAGGGGATTGCCGATCCCATTGGAGGCTCTCTTGACATGTACAATCAGACCTTCATCGAGATCGGTGAGGAGCTGGGGCGAATCCTGCCCGACATTATAGCCCGGGCGGGGCAGAAAGACGCTGAATAG
- a CDS encoding conserved hypothetical protein (Evidence 4 : Unknown function but conserved in other organisms): MAPSRFKQVDLDKIKVISLSKRKSKSEIGSFGRVCASPSADKFFSSLPKYLKAADLIEFMERVKIARRKKYPFHLMMGAHVIKVGLSPIIIELMRRHIVTGLSFNSAGMIHDLELAFTGKTSEDVSAGLSDGSFGMAEETGRYFAEVVQLAMEEDLGLGEAAGKFINRQKAKYRKYSLFAEADRLGFPATVHIVIGTDIVHQQPTFKAGKAAEASYRDFKILSHLLVAADRGGVVANIGSAVILPEVFLKALTVARNLHKHPCCLTTANFDMINQYRPTMNVVRRPTESGGKGFNFIGHHEIMIPLLAWGLKEYIGGL, translated from the coding sequence ATGGCGCCATCGCGGTTCAAACAGGTCGATCTGGACAAAATAAAAGTTATTTCTCTTTCCAAGCGAAAGAGCAAATCCGAAATCGGTTCCTTCGGTCGCGTATGTGCCTCCCCATCGGCGGACAAATTCTTTTCTTCCCTGCCGAAATATTTGAAGGCCGCCGATCTGATTGAGTTCATGGAGCGGGTGAAGATAGCCCGTCGAAAAAAATATCCTTTTCACCTGATGATGGGCGCCCATGTCATAAAAGTGGGATTATCCCCGATTATTATAGAGTTGATGCGGCGCCATATTGTCACCGGTCTCTCGTTCAATTCGGCCGGAATGATTCATGATCTGGAACTTGCCTTTACGGGAAAGACCTCTGAGGATGTATCTGCGGGACTATCGGACGGCTCGTTTGGGATGGCGGAGGAAACCGGCCGATATTTTGCGGAAGTCGTTCAACTGGCAATGGAAGAAGATCTCGGTCTTGGCGAAGCGGCTGGAAAATTTATTAACCGGCAAAAGGCGAAATATCGGAAATACTCTCTTTTCGCCGAAGCCGACCGGCTGGGATTTCCCGCGACCGTGCATATTGTCATCGGCACCGATATTGTCCATCAACAGCCGACTTTCAAGGCCGGTAAGGCGGCGGAAGCTTCCTATCGCGATTTCAAAATACTGTCACATCTACTGGTAGCCGCCGATCGGGGCGGTGTCGTGGCCAACATCGGTTCGGCCGTAATCCTTCCGGAGGTTTTCCTGAAGGCGCTTACGGTGGCGCGGAACCTGCATAAGCACCCGTGCTGCCTGACAACGGCCAATTTCGATATGATTAATCAATATCGTCCAACGATGAACGTAGTCAGACGTCCGACCGAGTCCGGAGGCAAAGGATTTAATTTTATCGGTCACCATGAAATTATGATACCCCTTTTAGCCTGGGGTCTTAAAGAATATATTGGCGGATTATAA
- a CDS encoding PHP protein, producing the protein MPGYIDLHIHTNYSDGVDSPAEILKIVRRKGLAAIAICDHDNLQGYLEAKGLLEEGDPELVPAVELSAGGKDDDIHILGYGFDPESSYINEALAEMRRKRNRRGRKMLLKLKEMGFDIPYDVVREIAGKSAIARPHVADALLKLGFIKRYETAFGKYIGHDGPAYVAKENITPKGAIDLIHRAGGLAILAHPGIGGADKYIEDFIELGLDGIEVYHPQHNRRLRDRYTEIAAKNHIIATGGSDYHGRSGRNSIIGAQRVPYELLMVMKEKLKSKTRGIS; encoded by the coding sequence ATGCCGGGCTATATCGACCTACATATTCATACGAATTACTCCGACGGAGTTGATTCTCCGGCTGAAATTTTAAAGATTGTGCGGCGGAAAGGACTTGCGGCGATCGCCATTTGCGACCACGACAACCTTCAGGGATATTTAGAGGCCAAAGGACTTCTGGAAGAGGGAGATCCGGAACTGGTGCCGGCGGTTGAGCTTTCCGCCGGAGGCAAAGATGACGATATTCATATTCTCGGTTACGGTTTTGATCCTGAGTCGTCTTATATCAATGAAGCCCTTGCCGAAATGCGCCGCAAGCGGAACCGCCGTGGCCGAAAAATGTTACTGAAGCTGAAAGAAATGGGATTTGATATCCCGTACGATGTGGTCAGGGAGATTGCGGGCAAGTCGGCCATAGCGAGACCGCATGTGGCGGATGCTCTTTTGAAGCTTGGCTTCATAAAAAGATATGAAACGGCCTTTGGGAAATATATCGGGCATGACGGTCCGGCCTATGTTGCAAAGGAAAATATCACTCCCAAGGGAGCGATTGACTTGATTCATAGGGCCGGCGGTCTGGCCATTCTGGCCCATCCCGGCATCGGCGGGGCCGACAAATATATAGAAGATTTTATAGAACTGGGATTGGACGGCATCGAAGTATATCACCCGCAACACAATCGAAGACTTCGGGACAGATATACCGAGATTGCGGCCAAAAATCATATAATAGCCACGGGCGGATCCGACTATCATGGCCGCAGCGGGCGCAACAGCATTATAGGAGCACAAAGAGTCCCTTACGAATTGTTAATGGTTATGAAAGAGAAATTGAAATCAAAAACCAGAGGTATAAGTTGA
- a CDS encoding conserved hypothetical protein (Evidence 4 : Unknown function but conserved in other organisms) produces the protein MGRKEYLEMLKAGFPALAGIPDIKSSVLKFLPRGIIGMKTNCLARKFNSTPPELTEALSDMISISGTSRKNIIIWERTERELEWGGFPVNRADSEIKYLGTDSPGLGYSSDFFNSGPVYSLVSRIITERVDYNINVPVLKDHSVAGLSGGMKNMYGGINNPNKYHDNNCDPFVAHVSNLEPIKKKNRLTAMDAVHLQYNGGPGYNSRFVADYNGIIISDDPVAADRVGLEIIEHFRRINNLPTLEKSGRPVRYLKTAQEIGLGSSDLTKIEIQALLVDSSGKVEKGKYI, from the coding sequence ATGGGCCGAAAGGAATATCTGGAAATGCTCAAAGCCGGTTTTCCGGCGTTAGCCGGCATCCCGGATATAAAAAGCTCCGTCCTCAAGTTTCTTCCGCGAGGGATTATCGGCATGAAAACCAATTGCCTGGCGCGTAAATTCAACTCCACCCCTCCCGAACTTACCGAGGCGCTTTCTGATATGATTTCCATTTCAGGGACATCCCGAAAAAACATTATCATCTGGGAACGGACGGAGCGCGAGTTGGAATGGGGCGGCTTTCCCGTAAATCGGGCCGATTCGGAAATAAAATATCTTGGGACCGATTCGCCCGGCTTAGGTTACAGCAGCGATTTCTTCAACTCCGGCCCGGTATATTCGCTGGTAAGCAGAATCATTACCGAACGGGTGGATTATAACATAAACGTTCCCGTGCTTAAAGATCATTCTGTCGCCGGACTATCCGGGGGGATGAAAAATATGTACGGCGGAATCAACAATCCTAATAAATACCATGATAATAACTGCGATCCCTTCGTGGCTCATGTCTCCAATCTGGAACCGATTAAAAAGAAAAATCGGTTAACCGCAATGGATGCGGTCCATCTTCAGTACAACGGCGGGCCGGGTTACAACAGCCGTTTCGTTGCCGATTATAACGGGATCATTATCTCTGATGATCCGGTCGCGGCTGACCGGGTCGGACTGGAAATCATCGAGCATTTCCGGCGAATAAATAATTTACCCACGCTTGAAAAGTCTGGACGGCCGGTCAGATATTTAAAGACGGCTCAGGAAATCGGTCTTGGTTCCTCTGATCTGACTAAAATCGAAATTCAGGCTCTTCTAGTCGACAGTAGTGGTAAAGTGGAAAAAGGAAAATATATCTGA
- a CDS encoding conserved hypothetical protein (Evidence 4 : Unknown function but conserved in other organisms) translates to MIRLVECVPNFSEGRRKEVLDQIVAEITSVPSVVLLDKEMDADHNRAVVTFVCPPEDAVEASFRGYKKAAELIDMRTHKGEHPRMGATDVCPFIPISDYTEAEAVELAHQLGRRVGEELQIPVYLYETAATRPERVNLADVRKGEYEGIRDEIETNPERKPDYGPSKMNLQAGATAIGVRFPLVAFNVYLDTDKVSIARKIANAVRFAKGGYRYVKAMGFNIKERNQVQVSMNLVRYPDTPIFRVFESIKSEAARYGINVTSSEIVGLLPQQALLDVSEFYLRLENFSANQVLEEKMRRAGVGGQTSTANFYDEVASKTPTPGGGSVAASAGALAAALDSMVCRLTIGKKKYAEVEKDLTEIRDKSETLRAELTEMIKKDGEAFDKVMAARKLPKDNDEEMKKRELEIIAATKVAAQVPLGTAKLALEVLRLTKDVAEKGNVNSISDAGVAALMAKAAIEGAIYNVKINIGGLDDKPFADGLRENINTLQKESTSLAEQIKNIVESKF, encoded by the coding sequence ATGATAAGACTCGTTGAATGTGTTCCCAATTTTTCAGAAGGCAGAAGAAAAGAAGTATTGGATCAAATAGTGGCCGAGATTACCTCGGTACCCTCGGTCGTCCTTCTCGACAAAGAAATGGATGCCGATCACAACCGCGCGGTCGTGACCTTTGTTTGCCCGCCCGAGGATGCGGTCGAAGCCTCGTTCCGCGGCTATAAAAAAGCGGCGGAACTGATAGATATGAGAACCCATAAGGGTGAACATCCCCGCATGGGTGCAACCGACGTTTGTCCGTTCATACCGATTTCCGATTATACCGAAGCCGAGGCCGTTGAATTGGCGCATCAATTGGGTCGCCGTGTCGGAGAGGAATTGCAGATTCCGGTTTATCTTTATGAAACCGCCGCGACCCGCCCCGAACGGGTAAATCTGGCCGATGTGCGCAAAGGGGAATACGAAGGCATCCGCGACGAAATCGAAACCAATCCGGAGCGTAAACCGGATTACGGTCCGTCAAAGATGAACCTTCAGGCCGGAGCCACGGCGATCGGAGTCCGCTTCCCGCTGGTGGCTTTCAATGTTTATCTCGACACCGATAAGGTTTCGATTGCGCGGAAAATTGCCAATGCCGTCCGTTTCGCTAAGGGGGGCTATCGCTATGTCAAGGCGATGGGGTTCAATATCAAGGAACGCAATCAGGTCCAGGTATCCATGAATCTGGTACGCTATCCCGATACCCCGATTTTCCGCGTCTTTGAAAGTATCAAATCGGAGGCGGCCCGTTACGGCATCAATGTTACCTCTTCCGAAATTGTCGGTCTTCTACCTCAGCAGGCTTTGCTGGATGTTTCGGAATTTTATCTTCGCCTTGAAAATTTCTCGGCCAATCAGGTACTGGAAGAAAAAATGCGGCGTGCCGGTGTCGGCGGTCAGACATCAACCGCCAATTTTTATGATGAGGTCGCTTCCAAAACCCCCACGCCCGGTGGAGGATCGGTGGCGGCGTCGGCCGGCGCTCTCGCGGCGGCCCTTGATTCGATGGTCTGCCGTCTGACTATTGGAAAAAAGAAATATGCCGAGGTGGAAAAAGATTTGACAGAAATTCGCGATAAATCGGAGACCCTTCGGGCCGAACTGACGGAAATGATTAAAAAAGACGGCGAGGCCTTCGATAAGGTGATGGCCGCCAGAAAACTCCCAAAGGACAACGATGAGGAAATGAAGAAAAGGGAACTCGAAATTATCGCGGCCACCAAGGTTGCCGCGCAAGTTCCTTTGGGTACGGCAAAATTGGCTCTGGAGGTTTTGAGACTGACCAAGGATGTGGCCGAGAAAGGAAATGTCAATTCTATTTCCGATGCCGGAGTGGCCGCCTTAATGGCTAAGGCCGCTATCGAAGGCGCCATCTACAACGTTAAAATCAATATCGGCGGACTGGACGATAAGCCCTTTGCCGATGGTCTGCGGGAGAATATAAATACTCTTCAGAAAGAAAGCACGTCACTCGCCGAACAGATCAAAAATATCGTGGAAAGCAAGTTTTAA
- a CDS encoding AMMECR1 domain protein, translating into MAGKFYPADSSELRNMTEKYLAEVPTLPPIDGKIIAILVPHAGYIYSGPVAAYAYRLLENHGIRNVILCGPSHQYGFRGLSIYGPGIQWKTPLGLVNCNDSLCDALLKSGKSFAVIPQAHAQEHCLEVQLPFLQTVLNHFEIVPVIMGYPDPSTIDDLDHALQNLKFDSTTIMLISTDWQHYRPAATGAKMDSLGMKCLENLNPGALERYLEEKRVEMCGGAPAVAVLKAAIAKGANRVKILRYGDSGDITGDKSSVVGYVAAVIYRSESEKKDPAPGETSKSESTKAAISNNKETAGKFNLNAANKADLLKIARESIIGYLRDGKIPQFKVSYDLQKFGAAFVTLTENDQLRGCIGYTTAVEPLYATVSTCAVQAAVNDPRFPPVRKDEIEKLHIEISVLTPLQKVDSIQEIEIGRDGLMIFKGSRRGLLLPQVATDYGWDITKFLEETCLKAGLAPNDYQSPDAIIYRFQAVIFGE; encoded by the coding sequence ATGGCGGGGAAATTCTATCCGGCCGATTCGTCGGAATTGCGTAATATGACTGAGAAATATCTGGCCGAAGTGCCGACCCTCCCTCCGATTGACGGGAAAATTATCGCTATTTTGGTCCCCCACGCCGGATATATTTATTCCGGTCCTGTGGCCGCCTATGCATATCGGCTATTGGAAAATCATGGAATTAGGAATGTCATCCTGTGCGGGCCGTCGCATCAATATGGTTTCCGCGGTCTATCTATTTATGGCCCTGGAATTCAGTGGAAAACGCCATTGGGCTTGGTAAATTGCAATGATTCCCTTTGTGATGCTCTGCTGAAATCAGGCAAATCGTTTGCCGTCATTCCGCAGGCACACGCTCAAGAGCATTGCCTTGAGGTGCAGTTGCCATTTCTTCAAACCGTCCTCAATCATTTTGAAATTGTGCCGGTGATCATGGGTTATCCTGATCCCTCGACCATAGATGATCTGGACCATGCACTGCAGAATCTTAAATTTGACTCGACCACCATAATGTTGATTTCGACCGACTGGCAGCACTATCGTCCGGCCGCCACCGGAGCCAAAATGGATTCACTGGGAATGAAATGCCTTGAAAATCTGAATCCGGGCGCTTTGGAGCGGTATTTGGAAGAAAAGAGAGTGGAGATGTGCGGCGGCGCCCCGGCTGTCGCGGTCTTGAAGGCCGCCATTGCCAAAGGGGCCAACCGGGTTAAGATACTTCGCTACGGTGATTCCGGCGATATTACCGGCGACAAAAGCTCCGTAGTCGGGTATGTTGCAGCAGTCATTTATAGGTCTGAAAGCGAGAAAAAGGATCCGGCGCCAGGGGAAACTTCGAAATCGGAAAGTACCAAGGCCGCAATCTCCAATAATAAAGAAACGGCAGGCAAATTCAATCTTAATGCCGCCAACAAGGCGGATCTTCTTAAAATTGCACGGGAGTCGATCATCGGATACCTTCGCGATGGAAAAATTCCCCAATTCAAAGTCTCCTATGATCTGCAAAAATTCGGCGCGGCCTTTGTAACGCTTACCGAGAATGACCAATTGCGCGGTTGTATAGGATATACTACGGCCGTCGAGCCGCTTTATGCCACGGTATCGACCTGTGCGGTCCAGGCGGCGGTCAATGATCCCCGGTTTCCTCCGGTCAGAAAGGACGAAATAGAAAAGTTACATATTGAAATTTCTGTGCTGACACCTCTACAGAAGGTCGATTCGATTCAGGAAATTGAGATAGGCCGGGATGGGCTGATGATTTTCAAGGGAAGTCGGCGAGGACTGCTTCTGCCGCAAGTCGCGACCGATTATGGGTGGGATATCACAAAGTTCCTCGAGGAAACCTGTCTGAAAGCCGGATTGGCTCCCAATGATTACCAATCGCCTGATGCTATTATTTATAGATTTCAGGCGGTCATATTCGGGGAATAA